The following are from one region of the Nicotiana tabacum cultivar K326 chromosome 3, ASM71507v2, whole genome shotgun sequence genome:
- the LOC107789835 gene encoding uncharacterized protein LOC107789835 isoform X3 produces MASFLEVHHERLNEMISGGSQDLDSWTSLISEIEKTYHDDRNTICLAFDSFLSKFPLCHWNWKKYAYHEARLCNAEKAVEIFERAVESTPFSVGLWVDYCTFAVSSFEDPSDIRRLFTKGISLVGKDYFCHVLWDKYMSFEFSQEQWGFLALVYVQALRFPTKKLHKYYENFKKFVTNLEEGILHLSDDSGEVQLKELSDATLVLSSGEIAQVVKDIQDPSDDSVRLKALYKYKYGGNQLYQKACQVENKIRSFESNIQRRYFQATPLDNDELKNWHDYLDFIEKQEDFDWALKLYERCLISCANYPEFWMRYVDFMETKGGRELAMFALERATKVFSKNVPEIHLFTARYMEQIGDPDGARASFPPIIIDWDSYFIQNVTNRANMEKRLGNCTAACDIYERAIKMAVEEEKLQFLPTLYIFYYRLKHMITASVGAARDVIIDGIKRIPDCKLLYEELIRFAMAHEGTKQLSRVDSVIANAISPVSDVSQGLDIKDRESISILFLELVDLCGSISEIRMAWSRHIKLFPHFIRTNGSSKHSGTGKSSLNSFTEQRRNISNVLVNQPSKGPSSGHLIQHSKGEEAHQLPLKDGEQPDQLSAEPSLTVDNDKGTTGKQGQLSSKMEDLSGGDGSGKNELSFNPVDQSKDDTSMSMELSHDPPQQRREDLPGPMDFSYDSVPQSGDDASKSPGPVLDFKEPSRPLSLSEASQEHPSSENVRQDEDVDLEQLPTPVSLENLSLVSEEKETQGLASMHSDGLESGEQIPSSSTGRPQDPLNDGDGPASCSSPATCLFSTSAEMHPGPVTAESSQQINDTVAVPESGSSKVPAGLDQQQELQRAASQEQHLLDSQSDPQIQQVLEKATMQCQSGTSQGNIPSTQCWPLNNMPQQISMSGHHPQVSSSPVSYSQPSTPQRSVHNSQQIGPNPHYEALNQTSQDISLSENHPQVSSSHVSYSQPSTPQHSGQSSQQIGPSHHQEALSQTSQHHYQQQHLLHGQYQQHQLQLQQPHTSMQQQQMHQHPSQQLYQQHLLQQQQTLISQQQQYFQQIQSFPYSQQQFLLNQLQYLPQSQQLWQQQAQQMQPQEPQQTQQHYLQSQEQQLQQYRQSQELAYQMQQHGYQLLLHQYQVRQQGYQSMQQQQQWQQQGHFQLQEDSHLQQQYHHLEQQTDEEYNQTHQGQRVAVQHSSGTPAPESESPEISRQPHSTERSKYSVSPYRRAPAHGISPSHSTGTLASEASSFSRTNSSREK; encoded by the exons ATGGCTTCTTTTCTTGAAGTTCATCATGAAAGACTTAACGAGATGATTTCTGGAGGGTCACAAGACCTTGATTCTTGGACCTCACTGATATCAGAGATTGAGAAAACCTACCAT GATGATAGAAATACGATTTGCTTGGCTTTTGACTCCTTTTTGTCTAAGTTTCCACTGTGCCACTGGAATTGGAAAAAATATGCCTATCACGAGGCACGACTATGCAATGCTGAAAAAGCTGTTGAAATCTTTGAGCGTGCTGTGGAATCAACACCATTTTCTGTTGGTCTGTGGGTTGACTATTGTACCTTTGCCGTGAGTTCTTTCGAGGATCCATCTGATATTCGTAG GTTGTTTACCAAAGGAATCTCCCTTGTTGGGAAGGACTACTTCTGTCATGTCTTATGGGACAAGTACATGTCCTTTGAGTTCTCGCAGGAGCAGTGGGGTTTCCTTGCTCTAGTTTATGTACAGGCTCTACGCTTCCCCACAAAGAAGTTGCATAAGTACTATGAGAA CTTTAAGAAGTTTGTAACCAATTTAGAAGAGGGGATTCTACATCTCAGTGATGACAGTGGTGAAGTACAACTAAAAGAGCTATCAGATGCAACACTTGTGTTATCGAGTGGAGAAATTGCTCAAGTTGTTAAGGATATCCAGGATCCTAGTGATGATTCAGTCAGGTTGAAAGCACTGTATAAGTACAAATATGGTGGAAATCAGCTATACCAAAAAGCATGTCAAGTAGAGAACAAAATTAGAAGTTTTGAATCAAACATCCAGAGGCGATATTTCCAGGCAACTCCTCTTGACAACGATGAGCTGAAGAACTGGCATGATTATCTCGACTTCATTGAAAAGCAAGAAGATTTTGATTGG GCCCTAAAACTTTATGAGAGGTGCTTGATATCCTGTGCCAACTACCCTGAGTTCTGGATGCGTTATGTGGATTTCATGGAGACTAAGGGCGGACGAGAGCTAGCAATGTTTGCTTTAGAACGAGCAACGAAAGTTTTCTCGAAG AATGTTCCAGAAATCCATCTTTTTACTGCTAGATATATGGAGCAAATTGGAGATCCAGATGGTGCTCGTGCTTCCTTTCCTCCTATTATTATAGATTGGGACTCCTATTTCATTCAAAATGTTACTAATCGAGCAAATATGGAAAAACGTCTG GGAAATTGCACAGCTGCTTGTGATATTTACGAAAGAGCAATTAAAATGGCAGTGGAGGAGGAGAAATTGCAATTCCTTCCTACGCTATACATTTTTTATTATCGTCTCAAACACATG ATCACTGCTAGTGTGGGGGCTGCAAGAGATGTAATAATTGATGGAATAAAGCGTATCCCTGATTGCAAACTTCTTTATGAG GAACTGATAAGATTTGCAATGGCGCATGAAGGAACTAAGCAATTGAGCAGAGTAGACTCGGTCATAGCTAATGCAATCTCTCCGGTGTCGGACGTATCCCAAGGTTTGGATATAAAAGATCGAGAGAGTATATCTATATTATTTTTGGAG TTAGTTGATCTTTGTGGTTCTATCTCTGAGATAAGAATGGCATGGAGTCGACACATCAAATTATTTCCTCACTTCATAAGGACCAATGGCTCATCGAAACACTCAGGTACTGGGAAGAGTTCACTGAACAGCTTTACTGAACAAAGGAGAAACATTTCCAATGTCTTAGTTAATCAGCCGTCAAAAGGACCAAGCTCTGGCCATTTGATCCAGCACTCCAAAGGAGAGGAGGCACATCAACTGCCGCTTAAAGATGGTGAGCAACCAGACCAGCTTTCTGCAGAGCCGTCATTAACTGTAGATAATGACAAAGGTACGACTGGTAAACAGGGACAGCTATCTTCCAAAATGGAAGATCTATCCGGTGGAGATGGCTCTGGGAAAAATGAGTTATCTTTTAACCCTGTTGATCAATCAAAGGATGATACATCGATGTCGATGGAACTAAGTCATGATCCGCCGCAGCAGAGGAGAGAAGATTTGCCTGGACCAATGGACTTCTCTTATGATTCCGTACCTCAATCTGGAGATGATGCATCCAAGTCTCCTGGGCCAGTTCTGGACTTTAAAGAGCCCTCAAGGCCCCTTTCTCTTTCAGAAGCCTCACAAGAACATCCAAGTTCAGAAAATGTCCGTCAAGATGAGGATGTTGATCTTGAACAGCTACCGACGCCGGTTTCTTTGGAGAATCTTTCCTTGGTTTCTGAGGAAAAGGAAACCCAGGGCCTTGCCTCCATGCACTCTGATGGTCTAGAAAGTGGTGAACAAATTCCCTCATCAAGCACGGGCAGACCGCAAGATCCTCTAAATGATGGAGATGGACCAGCTAGTTGTTCATCTCCAGCAACATGTCTGTTTTCCACATCAGCAGAAATGCATCCAGGTCCTGTTACTGCTGAAAGTTCACAGCAGATAAATGATACAGTCGCAGTTCCTGAAAGTGGTAGTTCAAAGGTGCCTGCAGGATTGGATCAGCAACAGGAGCTACAACGAGCTGCTTCACAAGAACAGCACTTACTTGATTCTCAGAGTGATCCGCAGATCCAACAGGTCCTGGAAAAGGCTACTATGCAGTGTCAATCAGGTACTTCTCAGGGGAATATCCCAAGTACACAATGCTGGCCATTGAATAATATGCCACAGCAGATCTCCATGTCTGGACACCATCCCCAAGTGTCTTCTTCACCTGTTTCTTATTCACAACCAAGTACACCTCAACGTTCTGTGCACAATAGCCAGCAAATTGGGCCCAATCCCCATTACGAAGCATTGAATCAAACATCACAGGACATCTCCCTATCTGAAAACCACCCTCAAGTCTCTTCCTCACATGTTTCTTATTCTCAACCAAGTACGCCGCAACATTCTGGGCAGAGTAGCCAGCAAATTGGGCCCTCACACCACCAGGAAGCATTGAGTCAAACGTCACAACACCATTACCAGCAGCAGCATCTTTTGCACGGACAGTATCAGCAGCATCAGCTCCAACTGCAGCAGCCCCACACTAGTATGCAACAGCAACAGATGCATCAACATCCAAGTCAGCAGCTGTATCAGCAGCACCTTCTTCAGCAGCAGCAAACACTTATATCGCAACAGCAACAGTATTTCCAGCAAATTCAGTCTTTCCCTTATTCACAACAGCAATTTCTCCTGAACCAGCTACAGTATTTACCGCAGTCGCAGCAGCTATGGCAACAGCAAGCACAACAGATGCAACCACAGGAACCCCAGCAAACACAGCAGCACTATCTGCAATCACAGGAGCAGCAGCTACAGCAATATCGCCAGTCACAAGAACTTGCATACCAGATGCAACAACATGGTTATCAACTACTCTTGCACCAGTACCAAGTACGTCAACAAGGATATCAGAGTatgcagcaacagcaacaatggCAACAACAGGGACATTTCCAATTACAGGAAGACAGTcacctgcagcagcaatatcatCATCTGGAGCAGCAAACAGATGAGGAATACAATCAAACCCATCAG GGCCAACGGGTCGCGGTTCAACATTCTTCGGGAACTCCTGCTCCTGAATCAGAATCACCAGAAATTTCAAGGCAACCACATTCGACAGAAAGATCTAAATATTCTGTATCCCCTTATAGGCGGGCCCCTGCTCATGGAATATCACCTTCACATAGTACTGGCACATTGGCATCAGAGGCTTCTTCATTTTCGAGGACAAATTCTTCCCGAGAGAAGTGA
- the LOC107789835 gene encoding uncharacterized protein LOC107789835 isoform X2 yields MEVQNHNAAEGPLPIEVHHERLNEMISGGSQDLDSWTSLISEIEKTYHDDRNTICLAFDSFLSKFPLCHWNWKKYAYHEARLCNAEKAVEIFERAVESTPFSVGLWVDYCTFAVSSFEDPSDIRRLFTKGISLVGKDYFCHVLWDKYMSFEFSQEQWGFLALVYVQALRFPTKKLHKYYENFKKFVTNLEEGILHLSDDSGEVQLKELSDATLVLSSGEIAQVVKDIQDPSDDSVRLKALYKYKYGGNQLYQKACQVENKIRSFESNIQRRYFQATPLDNDELKNWHDYLDFIEKQEDFDWALKLYERCLISCANYPEFWMRYVDFMETKGGRELAMFALERATKVFSKNVPEIHLFTARYMEQIGDPDGARASFPPIIIDWDSYFIQNVTNRANMEKRLGNCTAACDIYERAIKMAVEEEKLQFLPTLYIFYYRLKHMITASVGAARDVIIDGIKRIPDCKLLYEELIRFAMAHEGTKQLSRVDSVIANAISPVSDVSQGLDIKDRESISILFLELVDLCGSISEIRMAWSRHIKLFPHFIRTNGSSKHSGTGKSSLNSFTEQRRNISNVLVNQPSKGPSSGHLIQHSKGEEAHQLPLKDGEQPDQLSAEPSLTVDNDKGTTGKQGQLSSKMEDLSGGDGSGKNELSFNPVDQSKDDTSMSMELSHDPPQQRREDLPGPMDFSYDSVPQSGDDASKSPGPVLDFKEPSRPLSLSEASQEHPSSENVRQDEDVDLEQLPTPVSLENLSLVSEEKETQGLASMHSDGLESGEQIPSSSTGRPQDPLNDGDGPASCSSPATCLFSTSAEMHPGPVTAESSQQINDTVAVPESGSSKVPAGLDQQQELQRAASQEQHLLDSQSDPQIQQVLEKATMQCQSGTSQGNIPSTQCWPLNNMPQQISMSGHHPQVSSSPVSYSQPSTPQRSVHNSQQIGPNPHYEALNQTSQDISLSENHPQVSSSHVSYSQPSTPQHSGQSSQQIGPSHHQEALSQTSQHHYQQQHLLHGQYQQHQLQLQQPHTSMQQQQMHQHPSQQLYQQHLLQQQQTLISQQQQYFQQIQSFPYSQQQFLLNQLQYLPQSQQLWQQQAQQMQPQEPQQTQQHYLQSQEQQLQQYRQSQELAYQMQQHGYQLLLHQYQVRQQGYQSMQQQQQWQQQGHFQLQEDSHLQQQYHHLEQQTDEEYNQTHQGQRVAVQHSSGTPAPESESPEISRQPHSTERSKYSVSPYRRAPAHGISPSHSTGTLASEASSFSRTNSSREK; encoded by the exons TTCATCATGAAAGACTTAACGAGATGATTTCTGGAGGGTCACAAGACCTTGATTCTTGGACCTCACTGATATCAGAGATTGAGAAAACCTACCAT GATGATAGAAATACGATTTGCTTGGCTTTTGACTCCTTTTTGTCTAAGTTTCCACTGTGCCACTGGAATTGGAAAAAATATGCCTATCACGAGGCACGACTATGCAATGCTGAAAAAGCTGTTGAAATCTTTGAGCGTGCTGTGGAATCAACACCATTTTCTGTTGGTCTGTGGGTTGACTATTGTACCTTTGCCGTGAGTTCTTTCGAGGATCCATCTGATATTCGTAG GTTGTTTACCAAAGGAATCTCCCTTGTTGGGAAGGACTACTTCTGTCATGTCTTATGGGACAAGTACATGTCCTTTGAGTTCTCGCAGGAGCAGTGGGGTTTCCTTGCTCTAGTTTATGTACAGGCTCTACGCTTCCCCACAAAGAAGTTGCATAAGTACTATGAGAA CTTTAAGAAGTTTGTAACCAATTTAGAAGAGGGGATTCTACATCTCAGTGATGACAGTGGTGAAGTACAACTAAAAGAGCTATCAGATGCAACACTTGTGTTATCGAGTGGAGAAATTGCTCAAGTTGTTAAGGATATCCAGGATCCTAGTGATGATTCAGTCAGGTTGAAAGCACTGTATAAGTACAAATATGGTGGAAATCAGCTATACCAAAAAGCATGTCAAGTAGAGAACAAAATTAGAAGTTTTGAATCAAACATCCAGAGGCGATATTTCCAGGCAACTCCTCTTGACAACGATGAGCTGAAGAACTGGCATGATTATCTCGACTTCATTGAAAAGCAAGAAGATTTTGATTGG GCCCTAAAACTTTATGAGAGGTGCTTGATATCCTGTGCCAACTACCCTGAGTTCTGGATGCGTTATGTGGATTTCATGGAGACTAAGGGCGGACGAGAGCTAGCAATGTTTGCTTTAGAACGAGCAACGAAAGTTTTCTCGAAG AATGTTCCAGAAATCCATCTTTTTACTGCTAGATATATGGAGCAAATTGGAGATCCAGATGGTGCTCGTGCTTCCTTTCCTCCTATTATTATAGATTGGGACTCCTATTTCATTCAAAATGTTACTAATCGAGCAAATATGGAAAAACGTCTG GGAAATTGCACAGCTGCTTGTGATATTTACGAAAGAGCAATTAAAATGGCAGTGGAGGAGGAGAAATTGCAATTCCTTCCTACGCTATACATTTTTTATTATCGTCTCAAACACATG ATCACTGCTAGTGTGGGGGCTGCAAGAGATGTAATAATTGATGGAATAAAGCGTATCCCTGATTGCAAACTTCTTTATGAG GAACTGATAAGATTTGCAATGGCGCATGAAGGAACTAAGCAATTGAGCAGAGTAGACTCGGTCATAGCTAATGCAATCTCTCCGGTGTCGGACGTATCCCAAGGTTTGGATATAAAAGATCGAGAGAGTATATCTATATTATTTTTGGAG TTAGTTGATCTTTGTGGTTCTATCTCTGAGATAAGAATGGCATGGAGTCGACACATCAAATTATTTCCTCACTTCATAAGGACCAATGGCTCATCGAAACACTCAGGTACTGGGAAGAGTTCACTGAACAGCTTTACTGAACAAAGGAGAAACATTTCCAATGTCTTAGTTAATCAGCCGTCAAAAGGACCAAGCTCTGGCCATTTGATCCAGCACTCCAAAGGAGAGGAGGCACATCAACTGCCGCTTAAAGATGGTGAGCAACCAGACCAGCTTTCTGCAGAGCCGTCATTAACTGTAGATAATGACAAAGGTACGACTGGTAAACAGGGACAGCTATCTTCCAAAATGGAAGATCTATCCGGTGGAGATGGCTCTGGGAAAAATGAGTTATCTTTTAACCCTGTTGATCAATCAAAGGATGATACATCGATGTCGATGGAACTAAGTCATGATCCGCCGCAGCAGAGGAGAGAAGATTTGCCTGGACCAATGGACTTCTCTTATGATTCCGTACCTCAATCTGGAGATGATGCATCCAAGTCTCCTGGGCCAGTTCTGGACTTTAAAGAGCCCTCAAGGCCCCTTTCTCTTTCAGAAGCCTCACAAGAACATCCAAGTTCAGAAAATGTCCGTCAAGATGAGGATGTTGATCTTGAACAGCTACCGACGCCGGTTTCTTTGGAGAATCTTTCCTTGGTTTCTGAGGAAAAGGAAACCCAGGGCCTTGCCTCCATGCACTCTGATGGTCTAGAAAGTGGTGAACAAATTCCCTCATCAAGCACGGGCAGACCGCAAGATCCTCTAAATGATGGAGATGGACCAGCTAGTTGTTCATCTCCAGCAACATGTCTGTTTTCCACATCAGCAGAAATGCATCCAGGTCCTGTTACTGCTGAAAGTTCACAGCAGATAAATGATACAGTCGCAGTTCCTGAAAGTGGTAGTTCAAAGGTGCCTGCAGGATTGGATCAGCAACAGGAGCTACAACGAGCTGCTTCACAAGAACAGCACTTACTTGATTCTCAGAGTGATCCGCAGATCCAACAGGTCCTGGAAAAGGCTACTATGCAGTGTCAATCAGGTACTTCTCAGGGGAATATCCCAAGTACACAATGCTGGCCATTGAATAATATGCCACAGCAGATCTCCATGTCTGGACACCATCCCCAAGTGTCTTCTTCACCTGTTTCTTATTCACAACCAAGTACACCTCAACGTTCTGTGCACAATAGCCAGCAAATTGGGCCCAATCCCCATTACGAAGCATTGAATCAAACATCACAGGACATCTCCCTATCTGAAAACCACCCTCAAGTCTCTTCCTCACATGTTTCTTATTCTCAACCAAGTACGCCGCAACATTCTGGGCAGAGTAGCCAGCAAATTGGGCCCTCACACCACCAGGAAGCATTGAGTCAAACGTCACAACACCATTACCAGCAGCAGCATCTTTTGCACGGACAGTATCAGCAGCATCAGCTCCAACTGCAGCAGCCCCACACTAGTATGCAACAGCAACAGATGCATCAACATCCAAGTCAGCAGCTGTATCAGCAGCACCTTCTTCAGCAGCAGCAAACACTTATATCGCAACAGCAACAGTATTTCCAGCAAATTCAGTCTTTCCCTTATTCACAACAGCAATTTCTCCTGAACCAGCTACAGTATTTACCGCAGTCGCAGCAGCTATGGCAACAGCAAGCACAACAGATGCAACCACAGGAACCCCAGCAAACACAGCAGCACTATCTGCAATCACAGGAGCAGCAGCTACAGCAATATCGCCAGTCACAAGAACTTGCATACCAGATGCAACAACATGGTTATCAACTACTCTTGCACCAGTACCAAGTACGTCAACAAGGATATCAGAGTatgcagcaacagcaacaatggCAACAACAGGGACATTTCCAATTACAGGAAGACAGTcacctgcagcagcaatatcatCATCTGGAGCAGCAAACAGATGAGGAATACAATCAAACCCATCAG GGCCAACGGGTCGCGGTTCAACATTCTTCGGGAACTCCTGCTCCTGAATCAGAATCACCAGAAATTTCAAGGCAACCACATTCGACAGAAAGATCTAAATATTCTGTATCCCCTTATAGGCGGGCCCCTGCTCATGGAATATCACCTTCACATAGTACTGGCACATTGGCATCAGAGGCTTCTTCATTTTCGAGGACAAATTCTTCCCGAGAGAAGTGA